In Rhodoferax koreense, a genomic segment contains:
- a CDS encoding DNA glycosylase AlkZ-like family protein gives MTSPAPRLEELRRYAIARSLFKPTTLPAAIRKLGFVQADPMRAPARAQDLILRLRVTDYRAGELEQRYARLQIEEDCLVNYGFVERKTLALLHPREPREQWDEATHANARQILAFVRERGATHPKHVLEAFSHHGRMPGYWGGELNVGTQLLDGMHYRSQLRVLRRENGTRIYQHVQHPERDQSPEARRLRAEALVDMIVRLYAPLPSASLGYLATLLRLGAPDLQPEVRQVVKAAKQRYGHALVEGMTWFWPADENPRSKRHAPDDRLRLLAPFDPVVWDRRRFEAFWGWAYKFEAYVPQAKRTMGHYALPLLWNGRMPGWANLRLVKGRLEHEIGFVDGRRPTDAAFAQALEEELARMRAFLGVR, from the coding sequence ATGACTTCGCCCGCCCCCCGACTCGAAGAGCTGCGCCGCTACGCCATCGCCCGCAGCCTGTTCAAGCCCACCACCCTGCCCGCGGCCATCCGCAAGCTCGGCTTCGTGCAGGCCGACCCGATGCGGGCGCCGGCGCGAGCGCAGGACCTGATCCTGCGCCTGCGGGTCACGGACTATCGCGCGGGCGAACTGGAGCAGCGTTATGCCCGCCTGCAGATCGAGGAAGACTGCCTGGTGAACTATGGCTTCGTCGAGCGCAAGACCCTGGCGCTGCTGCATCCGCGCGAACCGCGCGAGCAGTGGGACGAGGCGACGCACGCCAACGCCCGGCAGATCCTGGCTTTCGTGCGCGAGCGCGGGGCGACCCATCCGAAACACGTGCTCGAAGCCTTCAGCCACCACGGCCGCATGCCGGGCTACTGGGGTGGTGAGCTCAACGTCGGCACGCAGCTGCTCGACGGCATGCATTACCGGAGCCAGTTGCGCGTGTTGCGCCGCGAAAACGGCACCCGCATCTACCAGCATGTGCAGCATCCGGAACGGGATCAGAGTCCCGAGGCCCGCAGGCTGCGCGCGGAGGCTCTGGTGGACATGATCGTGCGGCTGTATGCGCCGCTGCCCTCGGCGAGCCTCGGCTACCTCGCCACGCTGTTGCGCCTCGGCGCGCCGGACCTGCAACCCGAGGTCCGGCAGGTGGTGAAGGCGGCCAAGCAGCGGTATGGCCACGCGCTGGTCGAGGGCATGACCTGGTTCTGGCCCGCCGACGAGAATCCCCGCTCGAAACGCCACGCACCAGACGATCGCCTGCGCCTGCTCGCGCCTTTCGATCCGGTGGTCTGGGACCGCCGCCGCTTCGAGGCCTTCTGGGGCTGGGCCTACAAGTTCGAAGCCTATGTGCCCCAGGCCAAACGGACCATGGGGCACTACGCCCTGCCGCTGCTGTGGAACGGCCGGATGCCCGGCTGGGCAAACCTGAGGCTCGTCAAGGGACGGCTGGAGCACGAAATCGGCTTCGTGGACGGCCGGCGGCCGACGGATGCCGCCTTTGCCCAAGCGCTGGAAGAAGAACTCGCACGGATGCGAGCGTTCCTCGGCGTACGCTGA
- a CDS encoding protein NO VEIN domain-containing protein: MESEVNPQVLAVLNEERLSGPRLSPVDIVAKMGVFDAREKAYDHAWLATGDIVIATVWAERVSLGDGGRWFCLDSLDTQQRPDGRPRAPNQVQKAIDRLALLKRTLKEERGFRAVLQTNRVAIADVESDKNAKVSTRVRDPEEWHVAAWDAEQQFAVLVRGPRGFVPSDAQVQEARARCGIPEPVAPDPNASRIFSPEELQAAAMAYVTKHFAGYGYKPEDVRSQNLGYDIEVTNAKGAKLLRVAVKGTTPKGPNFSLSQQELKCSTREPLWKLLVVTDVTGPAAAHKIYKPTEVEQAEGYTAA; the protein is encoded by the coding sequence ATGGAATCGGAAGTCAACCCCCAGGTACTCGCAGTCCTCAACGAGGAGCGCCTGTCCGGACCGCGGCTGAGCCCAGTTGACATCGTGGCCAAGATGGGGGTGTTCGATGCGCGCGAAAAGGCCTACGACCACGCCTGGCTGGCCACGGGCGACATCGTCATCGCCACCGTCTGGGCCGAACGCGTGAGCCTGGGTGATGGCGGTCGCTGGTTCTGCCTCGACTCGCTCGACACGCAGCAGCGGCCGGACGGCCGTCCGCGCGCGCCGAACCAGGTGCAGAAGGCCATCGACCGCCTCGCCCTGCTCAAGCGCACGTTGAAGGAGGAGCGGGGCTTCAGGGCCGTGCTGCAGACCAACCGCGTGGCCATCGCCGATGTGGAGAGCGACAAGAACGCCAAGGTGTCGACCCGCGTGCGCGATCCCGAGGAATGGCATGTGGCCGCCTGGGACGCCGAGCAGCAGTTCGCCGTGCTCGTGCGCGGCCCGCGCGGCTTTGTGCCGAGCGACGCACAGGTGCAGGAAGCACGCGCGCGCTGCGGCATTCCGGAGCCGGTGGCGCCGGACCCGAACGCATCGAGGATCTTCTCGCCGGAAGAGTTGCAGGCCGCCGCCATGGCCTACGTGACCAAACACTTCGCGGGCTACGGCTACAAGCCCGAGGACGTGCGCAGCCAGAACCTCGGTTACGACATCGAGGTGACGAATGCCAAGGGCGCCAAACTGCTCAGGGTCGCGGTGAAAGGGACGACGCCCAAGGGGCCGAACTTCAGCCTGAGCCAGCAGGAGCTCAAATGCTCGACACGTGAACCGCTGTGGAAGCTGCTGGTGGTGACCGACGTGACCGGGCCGGCCGCGGCCCACAAGATCTACAAGCCAACCGAAGTGGAGCAGGCCGAGGGCTACACGGCCGCCTGA
- a CDS encoding YncE family protein — MTFQNTLSAAGTATAVAVMLAGAALPASAFDGWHLENASAIAGPGSAWDYVSLDAARGHLFIGRRGSGLQVYDIASRKAIAVIGTTAAESSNGAAIMDDLDLGISYNENGTITPFKLSTLEAAPSIKLGDELDSAHYDPATRRLVVNMAAGKDGTELLVLEAPSLKTLGTIKITSKKPEHAQADGKGNLFLAARDENAVYRIDTKDMKVTARWPTPGCVQTNGLALDAANRRIFLGCRGSATAKPTFAVMDADSGAVLYSAEIGGGNDDVVFDAELKRVFLANGVNSVMNVFEQVDANTYRPLEALGTQAGVRTMAMDAKSKKIYAVTAEGSADYSKKITTSVSPYYANTFFPDRFFVLTYSRN; from the coding sequence ATGACCTTTCAAAACACCCTCTCCGCCGCCGGTACCGCCACGGCCGTTGCCGTCATGCTGGCCGGCGCAGCCTTGCCCGCATCCGCCTTCGATGGCTGGCACCTGGAAAACGCCAGCGCCATCGCAGGCCCGGGATCGGCGTGGGACTATGTCTCGCTCGATGCCGCGCGCGGCCATCTGTTCATCGGACGTCGCGGCAGCGGCCTGCAGGTCTACGACATCGCGAGCCGCAAGGCCATCGCTGTCATCGGGACGACAGCCGCGGAGAGTTCGAACGGCGCAGCAATCATGGACGATCTCGATCTCGGTATTTCCTACAACGAGAACGGCACCATCACGCCGTTCAAGCTGTCCACCCTGGAAGCCGCTCCCTCCATCAAGCTGGGCGATGAGCTCGACTCCGCGCACTATGATCCTGCGACGCGCCGCCTGGTGGTCAACATGGCGGCGGGCAAGGATGGCACCGAACTACTGGTACTGGAAGCGCCTTCGCTCAAGACGCTCGGCACCATCAAGATCACCAGCAAGAAGCCCGAACATGCGCAAGCCGACGGCAAGGGCAACCTGTTCCTCGCGGCGCGCGATGAAAACGCGGTCTATCGCATCGACACCAAGGACATGAAGGTCACGGCCCGGTGGCCCACGCCCGGCTGCGTTCAGACCAACGGGCTGGCGCTCGACGCGGCGAACCGCCGCATCTTCCTGGGCTGCCGCGGCAGCGCCACGGCGAAGCCCACTTTCGCTGTCATGGACGCCGACAGCGGTGCCGTGCTCTACAGCGCCGAGATCGGCGGCGGCAACGACGACGTGGTGTTCGACGCCGAACTCAAGCGCGTGTTCCTTGCCAATGGCGTGAACAGCGTGATGAATGTATTCGAACAGGTCGATGCGAACACCTACAGGCCTTTGGAAGCCTTGGGCACGCAGGCGGGGGTGCGCACCATGGCGATGGATGCCAAGAGCAAGAAAATCTACGCCGTGACCGCCGAAGGCAGCGCCGACTATTCGAAGAAGATCACCACCAGCGTGTCGCCTTACTACGCCAACACGTTCTTCCCCGACCGGTTCTTCGTGTTGACCTACAGCCGCAACTGA